The following are from one region of the Nostoc cf. commune SO-36 genome:
- a CDS encoding tetratricopeptide repeat protein, which translates to MAILQDYSTSESFKFTIITPLYNRITYLEDWLQGLLRQNHQGSTEILLMDDGSTSINRHDIEAIISKYEQQITQKKYVFHYFCQEKNQGEFKNVNMGLQMANGEWIYLLHDDDWVIENAFIEWENIVEKYPDADLITAQFFNVNSKNEVTFESPALESEGWVGDEFRNNFIYDNPLHIHSTIFHKEVFDKIGNFADDIRFYADWEYWRRASKAELKWYYLPKVLSYYREHSNTESFKREQEFFGKDFWKIIERGKNYYTDDEFYESKIYQYENIFQKLDIFWENRQLSNSLKIINNMILFSQMEDGIGLECLIKLPIKYKEEIIKMFEVIPQINPGIDKKSYIDAIPVALELAVEHHQANRLTEAQQVYHQILEAQPDHTDALYGLGMLAQQLLQPQEAEDFLNAAVRVKPDFVKAWFSLGNLHQAQGQLTAAQAAYQQALSLQPNLVAIHNNLGYTLQQQGKLEEAIACYEKALELQPNCIEAEVNLGNILYEQGKLSSEQKLDYAELNYKLGLARKKVGDLKTAIVYYKQAIALQPDLVEAHYNLALALQEQGELEEAIVCYQKLLELNANYGEIHLNLGKISQQQNHQQSYTIRISGSMPATCD; encoded by the coding sequence ATGGCTATTCTTCAAGATTACTCAACCTCAGAAAGCTTTAAATTCACAATCATAACACCTCTGTATAATCGAATCACTTATTTAGAAGATTGGCTGCAAGGTTTATTGCGCCAAAATCATCAGGGAAGCACTGAAATTCTGTTAATGGATGATGGCAGTACCAGTATAAATCGTCATGATATTGAAGCCATAATATCGAAATATGAGCAACAAATAACTCAGAAAAAATATGTATTTCATTATTTTTGCCAAGAAAAAAATCAAGGAGAATTTAAAAATGTAAACATGGGTTTACAAATGGCAAACGGGGAATGGATATATTTACTTCATGATGATGATTGGGTGATAGAGAATGCATTTATAGAATGGGAAAATATAGTTGAGAAATATCCCGATGCTGATTTAATTACTGCACAGTTTTTTAATGTTAATAGCAAGAATGAAGTTACCTTTGAATCTCCAGCATTAGAATCAGAAGGATGGGTTGGAGATGAATTTAGAAACAACTTTATCTATGACAATCCTCTCCATATCCATAGCACAATTTTTCATAAAGAAGTTTTTGACAAAATTGGTAATTTTGCAGACGATATTCGTTTTTATGCCGACTGGGAATATTGGAGACGGGCAAGCAAAGCTGAGTTGAAATGGTATTATCTGCCAAAAGTTTTATCCTATTATCGTGAGCATAGTAATACAGAAAGTTTTAAAAGAGAACAAGAATTTTTTGGGAAAGATTTTTGGAAAATAATAGAAAGAGGAAAGAATTATTATACAGATGATGAATTTTATGAATCTAAAATTTATCAGTATGAGAATATTTTTCAAAAACTAGATATCTTTTGGGAAAATCGTCAGTTAAGCAACTCACTGAAGATCATAAACAATATGATTTTATTTTCCCAAATGGAAGATGGGATAGGATTAGAATGTCTAATAAAACTACCAATTAAATATAAAGAAGAAATTATAAAAATGTTTGAGGTTATTCCTCAAATAAATCCAGGAATTGACAAAAAGAGTTACATAGATGCTATTCCTGTAGCTCTCGAACTTGCTGTTGAACATCATCAAGCTAATCGTTTAACTGAAGCCCAGCAGGTTTATCATCAGATTCTGGAAGCACAACCAGATCACACTGATGCCTTATACGGCTTAGGTATGTTAGCGCAACAGTTACTTCAGCCTCAAGAGGCAGAGGATTTCCTGAATGCAGCCGTTCGGGTTAAGCCAGATTTTGTTAAGGCTTGGTTCAGTTTAGGCAATTTGCATCAAGCTCAAGGCCAGTTAACAGCAGCACAAGCAGCTTATCAACAAGCTTTATCCCTACAGCCAAATCTGGTAGCGATACACAACAATCTAGGCTACACACTGCAACAACAAGGTAAATTAGAAGAAGCGATCGCTTGTTATGAAAAAGCCTTGGAATTACAGCCCAACTGTATTGAAGCTGAGGTAAATTTAGGTAATATTCTTTACGAACAAGGTAAGCTTTCTAGCGAGCAAAAACTCGACTATGCAGAATTAAATTACAAATTAGGTTTGGCTCGGAAAAAAGTCGGGGATTTGAAGACTGCTATTGTTTATTATAAGCAAGCGATCGCACTACAGCCAGATTTGGTAGAAGCTCATTATAACTTGGCGTTGGCGCTACAAGAACAAGGGGAATTAGAAGAGGCGATCGTCTGTTATCAAAAACTCTTGGAACTTAATGCCAACTACGGAGAAATTCACCTCAACTTAGGCAAAATTTCTCAACAGCAGAACCACCAACAAAGCTATACTATCAGGATCTCAGGATCTATGCCTGCAACGTGCGATTAA
- a CDS encoding calcium-binding protein yields the protein MLILRLGRNQNFSFDFSADLALKAKEIENPDVEYNKAKSTTTFLVLDTTNPNRARVLDYFGIQGKLISSDQIGNVTFGRSSNVKLNSRNKSSDIDGNNGSDFVNGRAVGTYERNFKRNTNLTIVQINTSDVEVTGDTLIGNLGGDFIYGTIRNDKLRGTNGADKIYASLGNDTLNGNRGDDILDAGQGKDVLNGGNGNDTLYGGLSNDVLDGGLGDDVLIGGDGNDTFLFKRSDTLLKNDFDTIQDFQIGIDKIILDGWVELGSITDTTNGALLTLDSSFYQQTILISGVSTSQIDSPQSIFFA from the coding sequence TTGCTAATTTTGCGGTTAGGACGTAATCAAAACTTCTCTTTTGATTTTTCAGCAGATTTAGCACTAAAAGCTAAAGAAATTGAAAATCCTGACGTTGAATATAACAAGGCTAAGTCTACAACCACTTTTTTGGTGTTAGATACGACAAACCCCAACAGGGCCAGAGTTTTAGATTATTTTGGCATCCAGGGTAAATTAATCTCCTCTGATCAAATTGGGAATGTAACTTTTGGTCGTAGTAGCAATGTCAAGCTCAATAGTCGTAATAAAAGTTCTGATATTGATGGCAACAATGGTAGTGACTTCGTGAATGGTCGCGCTGTTGGGACTTATGAGCGGAATTTTAAGCGCAATACTAATCTAACTATAGTCCAAATTAATACCAGTGACGTTGAAGTAACAGGGGATACTTTAATCGGCAACCTGGGTGGAGATTTTATCTATGGCACGATTCGGAACGATAAGCTGAGGGGAACCAACGGTGCAGACAAAATTTATGCCAGCTTAGGGAATGATACGCTAAATGGAAATAGAGGTGATGATATCCTTGACGCAGGTCAAGGTAAGGATGTCCTGAATGGTGGTAATGGCAATGATACACTCTATGGTGGTTTGAGTAATGATGTCCTAGATGGTGGTTTGGGTGATGATGTCTTGATTGGTGGCGATGGTAATGACACATTTCTTTTCAAACGTAGCGATACCTTGTTGAAAAATGACTTTGATACCATTCAAGATTTCCAGATTGGTATTGATAAGATTATATTAGATGGCTGGGTAGAGCTAGGTAGTATAACAGATACTACAAATGGTGCTTTACTCACATTAGATTCTTCATTTTATCAACAAACAATACTAATTTCCGGTGTGAGTACCAGTCAGATTGATAGCCCTCAATCAATATTTTTTGCTTAA
- a CDS encoding tetratricopeptide repeat protein, whose product MTTIPEALQLASKYQRAKRFIQAEEVYRQIIDINPQQSEALYGLGMLAQQQEKYQNAEQFFQAALQLEPQAAAIHNSLGFTLQQQGKLEEAIASYKKALEILPDCIEVQVNISNVLHIQGKLSPEEQVHYADLNHQFAFSKQQTGDFKIAELYYRQAIALQPDFVLAHSNLGEVLQKQGRLNEAINCQQQAIKIKPDYHYAYHNLGYIFEEQGKFEEAIEAYKNALKIKPDFAISHNNLGNVLRELNQFDAAIESYQQAIKVQPDIDYIYFNLGLVFTQINKMQAAVEAFEQVVKLTPNHAFAKLGICISQLPIIYSSVDEITFRRNQYQQHLQNLAKTCELSNQQERAKAAEGVGTFQPFYLAYQGFNDRDLQQTYGEMICQMMSSRYPQYSQPLLMPSLDKNQKIRVGIISAFFYNHSNWKIPIKGWIENLDRSEFELFGYQPGIQQDDSTISANKTFDKFIHGAYSVEQLCETIAHDKLHILIYPEFGMDIMTTQLGCLRLAPIQMTSWGHPDTSGLPTIDYYLSSDLMEPENAQEHYTEKIVKLPNLSTHYIPLEILPEEIKKPDIGLKEDDIFFWCCQSLYKYLPNHDDVFPSIAKELENSKFVFIKHTSEETTEVFRQRLNHAFAALGLDYQNHCLFLSSLSETKFAGTTALADVFLDSIGWSGCNSTLESIAHNIPVVTLPGELMRGRHSLAILKMMGIEETIASSKAEYVQIAIRLGKDAKYRQYISQQVGENKHKLYGDLKPVRALEDFILQLVNKPRQFDAQDIAELFQLAVQHHRANRLDEAEELYSQIIEEQPDYSEALYGLGMLAQQKGAFPEAEKFLSAASQVQPNAVKIWFSLGNLRQAQGQLPEAEDAYQRAITLRPDAGTIYNNLGYTLQQQGKWHEAILSYQKALEFQPNCIEAEVNLGNALFAQGKLSTEKQAYYAELNYHLGVARQEAGDWQTAVIYYRAAIALQPDLAKAHYNLGVVLQEQGKMEEA is encoded by the coding sequence ATGACTACAATTCCTGAGGCTCTCCAACTCGCAAGTAAATATCAACGAGCCAAGCGCTTCATCCAAGCCGAAGAGGTTTATCGTCAAATTATAGATATAAATCCCCAGCAGTCAGAGGCATTATATGGATTAGGTATGCTGGCGCAGCAGCAGGAAAAATATCAAAATGCAGAACAATTTTTTCAAGCAGCTCTGCAATTAGAGCCACAAGCAGCGGCAATACACAACAGCTTGGGGTTTACTCTCCAACAACAGGGTAAGCTAGAAGAAGCGATCGCCTCTTATAAAAAAGCACTAGAAATTCTCCCCGACTGCATAGAAGTGCAAGTCAACATTAGTAATGTTCTTCACATTCAAGGCAAGCTCTCACCAGAAGAACAAGTCCACTACGCAGACTTAAATCATCAGTTTGCTTTCAGTAAGCAGCAAACAGGCGATTTCAAGATAGCAGAGTTATATTATCGTCAAGCGATCGCATTGCAGCCAGATTTCGTATTAGCTCATAGTAATTTGGGAGAGGTACTCCAAAAACAAGGGCGATTAAATGAGGCGATAAATTGTCAGCAACAAGCAATAAAAATTAAACCAGACTATCATTACGCCTATCACAACTTAGGGTATATTTTCGAAGAACAAGGAAAATTTGAAGAAGCAATAGAAGCTTACAAAAATGCCCTAAAGATTAAACCTGATTTTGCAATCAGCCATAACAACTTAGGAAATGTTCTGAGGGAACTAAATCAATTTGATGCCGCTATAGAATCCTATCAACAAGCTATTAAAGTCCAACCTGATATTGATTACATCTATTTCAACTTAGGATTAGTATTTACACAAATTAACAAAATGCAAGCAGCAGTAGAGGCGTTTGAACAAGTTGTCAAACTTACGCCAAACCATGCTTTTGCTAAATTGGGTATTTGTATCAGCCAACTGCCAATTATTTATTCTAGTGTTGATGAAATTACATTTAGACGAAATCAATATCAACAGCATTTGCAAAATTTAGCTAAAACTTGTGAATTAAGTAATCAACAAGAACGGGCAAAAGCAGCCGAGGGTGTGGGAACATTCCAGCCTTTTTATTTAGCATATCAAGGCTTCAATGACCGAGATTTACAGCAGACTTATGGGGAAATGATTTGCCAGATGATGTCGAGTCGCTATCCCCAATATAGCCAGCCGCTTTTGATGCCAAGTTTAGATAAAAATCAAAAGATTCGGGTTGGTATTATCTCGGCATTTTTCTATAATCATTCTAATTGGAAAATTCCTATTAAAGGTTGGATAGAAAATCTAGATAGAAGTGAATTTGAACTATTTGGTTATCAGCCTGGGATACAACAAGACGATTCAACAATCAGTGCCAACAAAACTTTTGATAAATTTATTCATGGTGCTTACTCAGTTGAACAATTGTGTGAAACAATAGCACACGATAAATTACATATCCTAATTTACCCAGAATTTGGCATGGACATAATGACAACCCAACTGGGTTGTCTTCGATTAGCGCCTATTCAAATGACATCTTGGGGACACCCTGATACCAGTGGCTTACCGACTATTGACTATTACTTGAGCAGTGATTTAATGGAACCAGAAAATGCTCAAGAACATTACACAGAAAAAATAGTTAAATTACCAAATTTATCTACTCATTACATACCTTTAGAAATTCTACCCGAAGAAATTAAGAAACCAGATATAGGTTTAAAAGAGGATGATATTTTCTTCTGGTGTTGTCAGTCATTATATAAATATTTGCCCAATCATGATGATGTTTTTCCTTCCATTGCGAAAGAGCTAGAGAATTCTAAATTTGTATTTATCAAGCACACAAGTGAAGAGACTACAGAAGTATTTCGCCAGCGCTTAAATCATGCTTTTGCAGCATTAGGGTTGGATTATCAAAATCACTGTTTATTTTTGTCTTCTCTGAGTGAGACTAAATTTGCGGGGACTACAGCTTTAGCAGATGTCTTTTTAGATAGTATTGGTTGGTCTGGATGTAACTCTACCCTCGAATCTATTGCCCACAATATTCCGGTTGTCACTTTACCAGGAGAACTGATGCGGGGACGGCATTCTCTGGCAATTTTGAAGATGATGGGTATAGAAGAGACGATCGCTTCGAGTAAAGCAGAATATGTGCAAATAGCCATCCGTCTGGGGAAAGATGCGAAGTATCGGCAATATATCTCCCAGCAAGTTGGAGAAAATAAACATAAATTATATGGCGATTTAAAGCCAGTCAGAGCGCTGGAAGATTTTATTTTGCAGCTGGTTAATAAACCAAGACAATTTGATGCTCAAGATATTGCTGAACTCTTTCAACTTGCAGTTCAACATCATCGAGCTAATCGTTTAGACGAAGCTGAAGAACTATATAGTCAGATAATAGAAGAACAACCAGACTATTCAGAAGCATTATATGGCTTAGGGATGCTGGCACAGCAAAAAGGTGCATTCCCGGAAGCGGAGAAATTTTTGAGTGCAGCTTCGCAAGTTCAGCCTAACGCCGTGAAAATTTGGTTTAGTTTAGGCAACTTGCGTCAAGCCCAAGGACAGTTACCAGAAGCTGAAGACGCTTACCAAAGAGCTATTACTTTGCGGCCAGATGCAGGGACAATTTACAATAATTTGGGCTACACCCTGCAACAACAAGGTAAGTGGCACGAAGCGATCTTATCTTATCAAAAAGCTCTGGAATTTCAGCCCAACTGCATAGAAGCGGAAGTCAATTTAGGGAATGCACTTTTTGCCCAAGGGAAACTATCAACAGAGAAACAAGCCTATTACGCTGAATTAAATTATCATTTGGGCGTTGCCCGCCAAGAAGCAGGTGATTGGCAAACTGCTGTTATTTACTATCGAGCTGCGATCGCACTACAGCCCGACTTAGCAAAAGCTCATTATAACTTGGGGGTGGTACTGCAAGAACAGGGAAAGATGGAAGAAGCTTAG